The following are encoded together in the Juglans microcarpa x Juglans regia isolate MS1-56 chromosome 2D, Jm3101_v1.0, whole genome shotgun sequence genome:
- the LOC121249460 gene encoding protein FAR-RED ELONGATED HYPOCOTYL 3-like yields MNAFFDGFVHSDTTLKEFVDQFDNALRKKVELETTANFNSSNQTIPCSFAFRIEKQFQALYTNAKFKEVQREVWGMILCNCILIRKEGCVSTYDVLDEITTDDDHVKSIKYTIYFNNEEVDVKCTCALFEMRGIVCRHALNVCQMNKIHALPEKYLLDRWRNDLKRRYTVVKSSYDDLRQNADSRKYEFVVKRCVKLATRVSLSDAHVTAFMRHLDEFENQFKRLTLESSSTKVTETVVTDNGKKILSLHVGNVVTKRKKKQTRRKIFDDTNQDCEVSEAPENVEEKISSVANDDFVVLTQYSTVTQPTPSSNE; encoded by the exons ATGAATGCTTTTTTCGATGGTTTTGTGCATTCTGATACAACGTTGAAAGAATTCGTTGATCAATTTGACAATGCACTAAGGAAGAAGGTAGAGCTCGAGACGACAGCTAATTTCAATTCCTCCAACCAAACCATCCCATGTTCATTCGCATTCCGCATTGAAAAGCAGTTTCAAGCCTTGTATACGaatgcaaaatttaaagaagtcCAAAGAGAGGTGTGGGGAATGATTTTATGTAACTGCATACTTATCAGGAAGGAAGGCTGCGTTTCCACCTACGATGTTTTAGATGAAATTACCACTGATGATGACCATGTCAAGAGCATCAAGTACACAATTTACTTTAACAATGAGGAGGTTGATGTGAAATGCACCTGTGCGTTGTTTGAGATGAGAGGAATTGTCTGTAGACATGCATTGAACGTTTGTCAGATGAATAAGATTCATGCGCTACCAGAGAAGTACTTGTTGGATCGATGGAGAAATGACTTAAAGAGGAGATACACAGTGGTAAAAAGTAGCTACGATGACTTGCGACAAAATGCGGATTCACGAAAGTATGAGTTTGTGGTGAAACGATGTGTGAAATTAGCTACCCGTGTATCGTTGAGTGATGCCCATGTTACTGCATTTATGCGCCACTTGGATGAGTTTGAGAATCAATTTAAAAGATTAACACTTGAGTCCAGTTCAACAAAGGTAACAGAGACTGTGGTCACAGACAatggtaagaaaatattaagccTACACGTTGGGAATGTTGTGACCAAGCGAAAGAAGAAACAG ACACGCAGGAAAATATTTGATGATACGAACCAAGATTGTGAGGTGTCGGAAGCTCCTGAAAATGTTGAG GAGAAAATATCCAGTGTAGCCAATGATGATTTTGTGGTTCTAACTCAGTACAGTACTGTCACACAACCAACGCCATCGAGCAATGAGTAG
- the LOC121249458 gene encoding protein FAR1-RELATED SEQUENCE 3-like, which yields MDGPPSSTGEDMGSFEKTASNAETAPFISESENNVRDVETEANDIIQENSDNDRVEKEPKLGMKFATDHELMAYYMRYAKQQGFGVITQRTKREANGRVKYLTIGCARGGKYHPSHSNISRPRPTIKTDCKAQINAHLMEGSWVVTTVEIAHNHSTVSPQKSRFFRSHKCLDEYSQMMLDLNDMAARQLRLGKGGGEALTEYFKRIRLHNYGFVYVIDMDEELRLRNVFWPDARSRAAYEYFGDVITFDMTYLTNRYGMPFAPFVGVNHHGQSILLGAGLISSKDISTFVWLFRAWLECMDGHAPKAIITDQDRAMKSAIALVFPHTRHKYCLWHIMRKLHEKLGSHAAFNVGLKIAIQNALYDLQTCGEFEEKWGQFIQKYDLGENA from the exons ATGGATGGCCCTCCGTCGAGTACCGGAGAGGACATGGGAAGCTTTGAAAAGACCGCAAGTAATGCGGAGACTGCGCCATTTATATCTGAAAGTGAAAATAATGTGAGAG ACGTAGAGACAGAAGCCAATGacataattcaagaaaattctgATAATGACCGAGTTGAGAAGGAGCCCAAACTTGGTATGAAGTTTGCCACTGATCATGAGCTTATGGCCTATTACATGAGATATGCCAAGCAACAAGGTTTTGGTGTTATAACACAAAGGACGAAGAGAGAGGCTAATGGGAGGGTGAAGTATTTGACGATTGGGTGCGCACGAGGCGGCAAGTACCATCCTAGCCATAGTAATATCTCGAGGCCACGCCCAACTATTAAAACGGATTGTAAGGCACAGATAAATGCTCACTTGATGGAGGGTAGTTGGGTGGTGACCACTGTTGAGATTGCCCATAATCATAGTACTGTCAGCCCACAAAAGTCTAGATTCTTTAGATCTCATAAGTGTTTAGACGAATACAGCCAGATGATGCTTGATTTGAACGACATGGCAG CCAGACAATTAAGGCTGGGTAAAGGTGGTGGCGAAGCACTTACTGAGTACTTCAAGAGGATAAGGTTGCATAATTATGGttttgtttatgtgattgatATGGATGAGGAGCTGAGATTGAGAAATGTGTTTTGGCCTGACGCACGTAGTAGAGCAGCGTACGAGTATTTCGGAGATGTGATCACCTTCGATATGACATACCTGACAAATAGATACGGTATGCCGTTTGCTCCATTTGTTGGGGTAAATCATCATGGGCAGTCTATATTGTTAGGGGCTGGCTTGATTTCAAGCAAAGACATAAGTACTTTTGTGTGGTTGTTTCGGGCATGGTTGGAGTGTATGGATGGTCACGCTCCAAAAGCGATCATAACAGACCAAGACCGAGCAATGAAGAGTGCTATTGCATTGGTCTTCCCACACACTCGCCATAAATATTGTCTATGGCATATAATGCGAAAACTGCATGAGAAATTGGGATCTCACGCTGCCTTCAATGTAGGGTTGAAAATTGCAATCCAAAATGCCCTATATGATTTACAGACATGTGGTGAATTTGAGGAGAAGTGGGGGCAATTTATTCAGAAGTATGACCTAGGTGAAAATGCATAG